The following nucleotide sequence is from Labeo rohita strain BAU-BD-2019 unplaced genomic scaffold, IGBB_LRoh.1.0 scaffold_1073, whole genome shotgun sequence.
aatttaaatgtttgtttgagtttgttccactttaaattaattagttttGACTTGACGTTTATATAGCCTAAATACTGTTAACTTTAGAGGATTTGTTGTGGAAAGAAGGGAACTAAAATAGCTTATAGctgtgtttgtaatgtttgtaaacattatttACCCATATTTTAGCCTACATTATTTCTGAACGCAATAATACAATGCGATGTATAGCCTACACGACTTATcgtttttcctctcaaaatgtaattttgtacgAGTAGCGGTTACATAGACTGCAGTAAAACGCTTATATAGCTGTAGGAGAAGCTTTCTGTGTAGCTGACATTGTATTCTCTTCAGTTCTAAAAGCTGTCCTCCATAAAAAGTGCAGCATACACATACTGTAAACACTGGGGTTCTAGTGATCAGAAACGGTGTTAAAATAAGTTTGTCTACCTTAGGAAGGCCAAACAAATAGGATTTGAAACCATGGTGGAAAAAAACTGCTACTAAAGCTGCTCTGCTctggaaatatttaaatgagTGACATTGTGACTTCACAATATCCATAAGAAGCATACTGTAGTGCAAACGAGCcttttgttgtagttcttgaaaagtcTTTTTCTGTTAAAGGTGCACTGTGTAATATTGACAGGTAGAGGCTGAAATAGGTattgcagtccaaattcaaaatattgaagaGAGTCATTTCTTCCACCCCCTCCTCCTCAGACTTGATGCTCACGCAGGTTGCCATATTGGATACGTGCAATTGATAATGGAAGGGGACAAGTCTACACTGTAAATTGATGAGATGATTTATCTGTGTTTAAATCTGCCTCTGGTCATAGAgcttattaaatggatgctgaggattttttttttttttttctggtcacAGAGAATCTGTAATCTCTGACCTAGTTTGTGTGCTGGCTTCCATGGCTGTGTTTTCCTCCAACTGGCAACCCGGGATGTCAAAATACTGCAGTGCTTGGaatcacacagaccaaaacaaaaacaaacattctgaCATGGAACACACTTTTCAAAGTAGAATAACTGGCTGTAGCATTGTTTTTGGAGAAACAAGTATGTGAACTTAGCATGTTTTCTTATCTGAAAACATATGGCATTTTTATGCTTTGGTAAAgtcaaaaaattacatacagcacctttaaagAGAATATCTTCATTTAAAGTGGACTTGGAGCTTTGTAACCTTGCAGATCTTTTGTATTCTCcaacagcaacattacacatgaactgaagtttaaaaaaagtaaataaacatcaTAGGACCCCtcatacattttcttattttttgagttatttttgtatgaaaaacaaaatgtagcCATTTCATAGTAAATCACCATAGCATCTCACTCTTAATTTAGTGTCCAGCAGTTTCCGGGGGGCgctactataaaaaaaaaaaaaaaatgtgggtaCATTCTAAAAAATTCCTTTAGAGTTTTGGgttattgggttattttggtaaCCCAACGCTGTGTCAAATATAGATAATCTagtgttgggttattttaacccagccagttgggttgttttaattaactcaaatattgattgaaaattactattgctggcttaaaatgaaccaaaaataggttgtaaattaaaaagcagacacagaattactaggcaacagtaataatcaaaatgtgaacatttattCATAAGTGAACACACCCATGggcaaaaatataagacaaactgGATTATGcagcagttttcaacattgcatacatttaaactcattcaacaagaaattttagaaataaaaatataacatttaaaagtaatattttaattcaagtgtATTAAACTGTTCTCTGTTATCCGTTTTAACCTAAACAGCTGGTGATAGGCTGGGAAATTGCGAACCTTAGACCGCCTCCTCACGTGTATAGTCAGACTGACCCAGCCACTAACCCAACAGCTGGGTtacacaaaaactacccaacacTGAAAGTCTCAGTGCATCATAAGGCTTCATTTGCCAGTCACTACTACTTTTGgatgagtgtcacgtcccgcttgtttacttcgAACCGGAATACACTCCCTCTTTTGAcccaaggcctcatggggcgtagaAAACTTGTGGATAGTAGTAGATTGTATTGCCAGTTTTGTTATCAGTATCAGTGCTGAGTCAACATTTAGAAAGAAGAACATTATGCATTTTGGAGAGAGTGCATATGATGCATTTACATAGTCTGTTCATGTACTGGTATATTAGTAAAATTGGTCCAATACTAATATCCAGTATCATGTTGCATGTGCACAACACTACCTAAACGTTacagcataaaaaaaacaccaatgCAGCAGAATACAAAACAGCAAAAGTCTGAAGATAGTGCAAGTTAGGTGGTAATTCAAAGCCTTAATTTGTGAATCTTAACACACACCAAAGGTTTTTAGCACACTCACTTAAGACATTTTTACACTGCAAAGGCAGCACAGAATCTGCATTCTAGgataataataaagtttaaaattacattttaacatgcagCTATGTTTTTAGAAGCTAtcttttttgtgtatatttttatattcttgtTTTTGTTGAGATTTTGCTTGTGTACtaactgaataattttttttttgtttgtttcctctTTTGGGTGTCCTGGACTCCACTGCTTATCCTATTCATCCACTGAACTtcgtggggaaaaaaaataaaaaaaattggccTGTTTCTGCAAcaactaaaatattatatgGTCAATCTAAAATGACAACATATTCCAAACAAATGCTTGCTACAAACATGCCATAACtatattcacattttaattcagCTTAATGATCGATTTTCTGAAGGCGGACCTCTTCAAATGGGTTCCCCTGTGAGTGGGCGCCCTGGTGTTGACTCACCTCAGCAACAGCAGCACTCACCCATGGTGGCTGGGGCAGGTAGTGTTCCTGGTGTGGTTGGCCAAAGTGGATTTGGGAGAGGAAGTCCAGTTGGGGGAAACTTTGATGGGCCTAACAACAAACGACGTagatactaatatttattttctctggTAATTGTGCTTACATATGTTCAGATTGAAGCATCTTGACTCATGATTACTGATGTATAACCATGTATTCTCTTTCTCATTTCTCACGtaccatttatgtctaaaatgggCAGAAATGGCATAAGTCTGGTCCTGTGTTAATGTGAAACACTGccataaattataaatgcagtTGAATCCGCTGTAATTGACAAAATATCATAAGCCTTTTGTAGATAACTTACTACTACcatagttatgttttttttttttattattattatttcagtatcTGAGAGGAAGCCATGatttttttagaatgttcagaagttttctgtttttagaaTGTCaatcctttaaataaataaataaataaataaataaaaaagtgtattAGTGCTTGAGTCACAgatttaaaatagatttcaaTGTTGTTATACTGAGTAATATCATTCCACTTGATCACATGGGTCAGATGGCAGCGACGCCTTCCACTAATTGTGCTAGGCAGTGTTGCACTGGGAAAAAGGAGTTAGATTTTGTGTAAATAACCCTAAACGCGAAGAACTGAGTAATGTTGAACTCCTGGAGCACTGAGAAAAATTCAGAGTTTTATCAGTATTATTACGGTTTTGTTTATCTATTATGCGCTTTCCAGACAACTCTCAAATTAAGTTGGGCATTGAGCTGAATGCAAACATGACTCTGAAACTTTCACCCATGCATTCATGTATACCTTACTGgatatgtttatatgtattgTGTCACAAATAGAACTCACTGAGTGTATACAGCTCTGTGAATGGATATGGATAAATAAGTGGGTATGCTCTGTGTTGATTTTGTGTAATATAAGTGTAGTGGACAGGCAAATGGAATAAgacagtagtaataataataataataataataataataataaatttataatgcattattgtaGTGCTTTGGTTTTCCTTGACAGCATAAACATTATACAACAGCATAATATAATACCAATAATGACAATATAGTACTAcaaaatgacaaagcaaaatcAAAGACAATAAACAGCTTTAAAAAGATGAGTCTTTAAAGCCTTCTGAAAACAGTCCAGTGTTAGAGAGTTTCTAATCATAGACTTTAATTTATATGAAGGATGCTAAAGAATACATGAACCAGAACAGCTGAAAGGGGGTTGGAGTGTAAGAGGCAACTAAACTACAAAGATAAGCAGGGGCAGTCCTTTATGAGCTATGtgttaaaatcaaaattttaaattcaataaGTGGCCAACACATCTTATAGAGTACCAGAGAAATATGCTGACGAGCAGTTGTATACGTCAGTACCCAAGTGGCTGAATTCTGAATATATTGCAATTTCTTGATTTCTTGTCAGCATAACAATAACCCTAGAACAAATTTTTTAATGATCTCTCCCTGAGGCAGCATACATACGTTAAACAAGTTGGGCCACATCACAGACCCCTGTGGGACACCCTGTTGAACTAGTGTTGATTCAGATTGATTTTTCCCAGGCATACAAACTGAAATTGATTAGTTAAGATAAGGTTTAAACCATTCAAAGACAGTACCAGAGATGCCTAAACAAACACTCAACTTTTCAAGAATGACAGCATGAGATGCTATGTTAAAAGCAGCAGTGATGTCTAACTAGACTAAAATGCTACAACTCCCCATGTCAGCAGAAATGAGAAGGTCATTTGTGACCTGGGTAAGAAAGTCTCAGTACTGTAACATGATCTAAATCTGGACTAAAACGGCTTTAGGAGATTATGAGACAGATGTTGCTGCAACTGGCCAACAACAACTCATTCAGAAACCTTAGCCAGAAAAAGTAAATGTGCAATAGGCCTGTAGTTACACAGATTCTCAACATCACAACCAGGCTTTTTTGGAACTTATGTGATGGCAGCTAACATAAGGGCTGAAGGAACCTACCCAGCAGATAAGGAGTTATTAATGATTGTAGTAATATAGAGAATGTTGAGCACTTTTTAAAAACCTCAGCAGGCAAGGGGTCATCTGTGTGGATGAATTCATAGAAATAACCAATGTCAGTATCGTCTGTTCTGACGATGACGAAATTAGAAAAATGAAAGATGAACTTTTAAGATAGGGTTCGTTAGACAGGTGGAACCACTAACCATGGAGCAATAGATATTTTTGGACTTCCTCTCTGAAgcatttgtgtaatttattaCACCCTTTTAAGAAgagaacaaatgttttttatgagGTTTAAGaagtttaattgttttaaatatcattGTCTGCTTAACCTAACCTTCATTGATCATATGTGAATAATATGCATCTCTGGTGGATTTAAGGGCAAGATCATACTCCAACTGGTGCTgttcaaaaatcaatttatgaatAGTGagaccagattttttttttttacaggcgctcaatatttttttccctcctttGAGAGCCGCAATTCATTAGTATACCAAGGGGATGACCTAGTGATACCGTCAACTTGACTGCACAGATACTAATGGaactggatgatgacatcactgaatcaatgatgaactgactttaactgaaaatagaGTGTTTATTATTGTCCTTTTGAATTATTGacactattttcctatttaatactgtaaagctgctttgacacaatctgtattaaatctgtattatcagtgttaaaagcgctatataaataaagttgacttgacttgacttgaaagaAACAACTTGTGTTCTCAAAGGTGCCACAACATGAAGAATAGAAGCAAGAGCAGATTGTAACAATCTGCAGAGTCAGTCCCAGGAAGCTTAGCAACAAAGCTAGAGAGCACCTGAGGATCAATGTTCTTGATATTCCTAAAAGTTATAACACATTCCTTAGAAGATTTTAAAGAGGCAAAGATGGTTTATGATCACTAAAGTATAGTTAATCATTTCTAGTCTGATGTATATCAATACCCACAGAGCAGACCAAGttcaaatatagctgcaagcagcaattgcggggccaagcacaaaagaggcagaatgaggagttaagcacggcaaggagcagcagactgactacaacagtgagtaacttaagccattttaggataatatcagttgaaatggctgaaaaatcataaatacaaccaatcgtaataaaatttaatggcttatcacttttgaccaacaggtggtgctgttttcaaattgatgtgacgtgttctgtgtgaaatgacaatgacacacacaaagtttgccgtcattatgtcaaagctttgcagagatacagcctcagatgtagtttggcatctttccagcaaatttgttgatgcgctaaacgaaaacggtttcgtatatcgacacgaaattcataactttttgccagcatagtctgaagatgatctgagtcaaatttggtgaagatcggactaacagtctgggaggagttcgaaaaagtaggttttatacattaatcaaaatggcggacaggaagtttggccaatttcggcataatgggtatcaatgttctcgacttgacccaaggaatctattggcatcagtttcattccaataggctaatgtaaacagaagttattagcatttttgtaaatttcattattaatgtttagtgaatggcgtattacttctgacccataggtggcactgttaccaaattgatgtggcttggtcagagtgtggtgacaataacacatataaaatttggtgtcaatatgtcaaagctttgcagagatacagactcggatgcaatttggcatctttccagtaaattcgttgatgcgctaaacgaaaacggtttcgtgtctcgacacaaaatccataactttttgccagcatggtcggaagatgatctgagtcaaatttggtgaaaattggactaacggtctaggaggagtttgaaaaagtaggttttcaacatgaatcaaaatggcggacaggaagttcagccaaaattggcaaaattggtatcggtgttctcagcatgaccgaaggaatctatcaaaatcagtttcatttcaataggctaatgtacgcaaaagttattagcattttttgaaatttcgttataacttttgaccacaaggtggcgctggccccaaaatttttatgtacattcagggcatggtgccgaacatttttgtaattaatgtcgaaacgatacgctaatccgttctcaagatacagcattttaaagctaaattcaaaatggccgacacccaaaatggctgagatgggaaaattggatatggttcgactcggtatgacacaccgaatctaaagagaccaatttttttgatttttggacaaa
It contains:
- the LOC127157437 gene encoding paraspeckle component 1; translation: MRMNEMGTRGTINMGDSFNPVAAVSGNPSQMGVAGRVGAMGPDGSSNMGTPLIPDNGVMLNDRFSEGGPLQMGSPVSGRPGVDSPQQQQHSPMVAGAGSVPGVVGQSGFGRGSPVGGNFDGPNNKRRRY